In a single window of the Tellurirhabdus bombi genome:
- a CDS encoding outer membrane beta-barrel protein: protein MNHWVVNALGGVAFSLLSVTATHAQSEKFQHERLSVSAGLGVAGYGGDLSSSMTPGQIMLGPSASVGAYYQLLPHLAARTEARFYQIRGDQAKTANYQNNLSFRSRNPDFYLGLEVSLFPPAAKPNWNVGLYLGAGFTYLITKAQYAESWLTLPPYQTEGVAYSRTPVVLPAGLVISHQLNKRYLLQLDISMGYLLSDYLDDVSTVYPNPDALSSDVARALSDRRPELGLPPNQAGNQRGNPSNKDTYIIAQIKLKRTFTLVRSFYRRSLRCPN from the coding sequence ATGAATCATTGGGTTGTCAACGCCTTAGGCGGGGTAGCGTTCTCGCTTTTATCAGTAACCGCTACGCATGCTCAATCCGAAAAATTTCAACATGAGCGGCTTTCGGTTTCGGCAGGACTAGGCGTGGCGGGCTACGGGGGCGATTTATCCAGCAGCATGACACCGGGACAGATTATGTTGGGGCCTTCCGCCAGCGTCGGGGCCTATTACCAACTTTTGCCTCATTTGGCTGCGCGTACAGAAGCCCGTTTTTACCAAATTCGGGGTGATCAGGCTAAAACCGCGAATTACCAAAACAATCTTTCTTTTCGTTCGCGTAATCCAGATTTCTACCTCGGACTGGAAGTGAGCCTTTTCCCTCCGGCTGCCAAACCCAACTGGAATGTAGGCCTTTATCTGGGCGCTGGATTCACGTACCTGATTACTAAAGCCCAGTATGCCGAAAGCTGGCTAACCCTCCCCCCTTACCAGACAGAAGGCGTTGCTTATTCCCGAACACCAGTCGTTTTGCCGGCTGGATTGGTGATTTCTCACCAACTCAATAAGCGATACCTCCTCCAACTCGACATCAGTATGGGTTATCTTTTGAGTGATTATTTAGACGATGTCAGCACGGTCTATCCCAATCCGGATGCGCTGTCTTCTGACGTTGCCCGGGCACTTTCCGACCGTCGGCCCGAATTAGGTTTACCTCCCAACCAGGCGGGAAACCAGCGCGGAAATCCATCCAACAAGGATACGTACATTATCGCTCAGATTAAGCTGAAACGCACATTTACCCTCGTACGCAGCTTCTATCGGCGTAGCCTCCGTTGCCCCAACTGA
- a CDS encoding mannose-1-phosphate guanylyltransferase, with product MSQTYVVIMAGGVGTRFWPFSRTNNPKQFHDVLGTGRTLLQQTADRFEGICDKSAIYIVTSEEYKDLVKEQLPFLDDDQILLEPVRRNTAPCIAYATYKIAARDPNANIVVAPADHIILKEEEFRSTIRTALQATDSHDILVTLGIQPSRPDTGYGYIQYLTESEGSVKKVKTFTEKPHLELAQQFLDSGEFVWNAGIFVWNVKSINKAFDTYLPETAEIFAEGTPYYYTEQEQPFINKAYSQCKSISIDNGIMEKANNVHVVLSDFGWSDLGTWKSLYEVSEKDANSNSTDGKLILYNTTNSIIKTPKDKLVVINGLDGFIVAEFDNVLLICRKEEEQKVKEFVADAKEHGTQFV from the coding sequence ATGAGTCAAACATACGTAGTAATCATGGCGGGTGGTGTCGGGACGAGGTTCTGGCCCTTCAGCCGTACAAATAATCCGAAGCAATTTCACGACGTTCTAGGTACGGGGAGAACGCTTCTGCAACAAACCGCTGATCGTTTTGAAGGCATTTGTGATAAAAGTGCAATCTATATTGTAACGAGTGAAGAATACAAGGATCTCGTTAAAGAACAGCTTCCGTTTCTTGACGACGACCAGATTTTGCTGGAACCCGTCCGGCGCAATACGGCCCCGTGCATTGCCTATGCTACCTATAAAATTGCCGCCCGCGACCCAAATGCAAACATCGTTGTGGCTCCCGCCGATCACATCATTCTAAAGGAAGAAGAGTTTAGAAGCACGATTCGGACGGCTTTGCAGGCAACGGATTCGCACGACATTCTAGTGACTCTAGGTATTCAACCAAGCCGGCCCGATACTGGATACGGGTATATTCAATACCTGACGGAGTCGGAAGGGAGCGTGAAAAAAGTGAAGACGTTCACGGAAAAACCGCATCTGGAATTGGCGCAGCAATTTCTGGATAGTGGCGAGTTTGTCTGGAACGCGGGCATCTTCGTCTGGAACGTAAAATCCATCAACAAAGCGTTTGATACCTATCTTCCCGAAACCGCGGAGATTTTTGCTGAGGGAACGCCCTACTACTACACGGAGCAGGAACAGCCGTTCATTAATAAGGCTTATTCGCAGTGTAAAAGCATTTCCATCGATAATGGAATCATGGAAAAAGCCAATAATGTACATGTTGTCCTAAGCGATTTTGGCTGGTCAGATCTGGGTACCTGGAAGTCTTTGTATGAAGTTTCCGAAAAAGATGCCAACTCAAATTCAACGGATGGCAAGCTGATACTTTATAATACTACGAATTCAATTATTAAAACGCCAAAAGATAAGCTGGTGGTTATTAATGGGTTGGATGGGTTTATTGTGGCTGAATTTGATAATGTGTTATTGATTTGCCGCAAGGAAGAAGAGCAAAAAGTAAAAGAATTTGTGGCCGATGCCAAAGAGCATGGTACGCAATTCGTGTAG
- a CDS encoding carboxypeptidase-like regulatory domain-containing protein: protein MSTVALAQTKIAGKIVDDQSGTGLAGVSLAVKGRQIGTITDNKGAFSLSMSAAPPVTIVVSMVGYQTQEMVLTTTTDLVIKLSEQAILGQEVVVSASRVEESVMKSPVAVEKMDIRTIQNSPAPNFFDALANLKGVDMATQGVLFKSVNMRGFGSTGNPRTVQMIDGMDNSAPGLNFPIDNIVGMPEQDVESVELLPGAASALYGPNAINGLILMTSKNPFRYQGLSANVKTGIMSANNRDQTNTGFYDASIRYAKAFNDKLAFKVNFSYIQAKDWQATNYDNLNLGGNPGPGRGTGVNLNYDGTNIYGDEAQANIRSVGQALITGGQLPAAALALFPDRNISRTGYIEQSLVDYNTRSFKFNGAVHYRLSEKVEAIAQVNYGFGTTVYTGASRYSLRDFALTQAKLELRGDNFTLRAYTTQERSGKSYAAGLVGVAMNEAWKPSTTWFGQYAGAFAQARGAGQSEDAAHQTARGVADQGRPLPGTEAFTSLLDRVRDTPISQGGGGFSDKSNMYHVEGLYNFKEQIKFADFLIGANYRMYELRSNGTLFADQAEGRNGRIGINEYGAFAQVSKTLLDDHLKLTGSIRYDKNQNFKGQFTPRISAVTTFGDHNIRLSYQTGFRIPTTQNQYIDLQTPAARLVGGLPEFVTRYNLTNSYSRPVVAAFGAAVLQAAANPTTISQAEALITQQVTQQVTAAVTAQVTAQVNAAVAAGQIPAAGATTAIQNGVNSVLPGAIQAQLPGAIQANRSAIAQALAINANLGSLQTYQPKEFKPERVANYEIGYRGLFGKKLFIDAYYYYSVYTDFIGSVVLLQPTASVAPGQLPVSTGVLSGSTRTAFSFPANSSERITASGWAVGVDYQLPKGFLIGGNISNNTLNNFTPSAEVQYSSFNTPKYRWNLSVGNRNIGGSKIGFNVSFKHQDSFVWESSVNQPTDTSIPLFQNTQVPAISNLDAQVSYKVSRLKSIVKLGGTNLGGKLYYQAYGSAYVGSVYYVSLTFDELLN from the coding sequence ATGAGTACAGTTGCACTCGCACAGACTAAGATTGCGGGGAAAATCGTCGATGACCAATCCGGAACGGGGCTGGCGGGTGTCAGCTTGGCCGTTAAGGGACGACAGATTGGTACCATTACGGACAACAAAGGCGCTTTTTCATTGTCTATGTCAGCAGCTCCGCCCGTAACGATTGTTGTGTCTATGGTAGGTTATCAGACGCAGGAAATGGTACTTACCACCACTACCGATTTGGTCATCAAACTGAGCGAACAGGCCATCTTGGGTCAGGAGGTCGTTGTATCAGCGTCGCGGGTGGAAGAGTCCGTAATGAAATCGCCGGTGGCCGTCGAGAAAATGGACATTCGTACCATCCAGAACTCACCAGCGCCTAACTTTTTCGATGCCTTAGCCAACCTCAAAGGGGTCGATATGGCGACGCAGGGAGTTTTGTTCAAATCCGTCAACATGCGCGGCTTCGGCTCGACCGGTAACCCCCGCACTGTGCAGATGATCGACGGCATGGACAACTCCGCGCCCGGTCTGAACTTCCCGATTGACAACATTGTCGGGATGCCCGAACAGGATGTGGAAAGCGTTGAATTACTGCCCGGCGCGGCCTCAGCGCTATATGGCCCTAATGCCATCAACGGTTTGATTTTGATGACGAGCAAAAATCCATTCCGTTATCAGGGTCTTAGCGCTAACGTCAAAACGGGCATCATGAGTGCTAACAACCGCGACCAGACCAATACGGGATTTTATGACGCCTCCATTCGCTATGCCAAGGCCTTCAACGATAAATTGGCCTTTAAAGTGAACTTCTCCTACATCCAGGCCAAAGACTGGCAGGCAACCAATTACGACAACCTGAACCTGGGCGGCAATCCTGGCCCTGGTCGAGGAACCGGTGTCAATCTCAACTACGACGGGACCAATATCTACGGCGACGAAGCCCAGGCTAATATTCGCTCAGTGGGCCAGGCGCTCATCACTGGCGGACAGCTCCCTGCCGCTGCCTTAGCGCTTTTCCCCGACCGTAACATTAGCCGCACAGGGTATATTGAGCAGAGTCTGGTTGATTATAATACCAGAAGCTTCAAATTTAACGGGGCCGTTCACTACCGGCTGTCCGAAAAGGTAGAAGCCATCGCCCAGGTTAATTATGGTTTTGGTACAACGGTTTACACGGGCGCGAGCCGATACTCGCTCCGGGATTTCGCCTTGACTCAGGCTAAACTCGAACTCCGCGGTGACAATTTTACGCTCCGTGCCTACACTACTCAGGAGCGCTCGGGTAAGTCCTACGCGGCTGGTTTAGTTGGTGTTGCCATGAACGAGGCTTGGAAGCCTAGCACAACTTGGTTTGGGCAATACGCTGGAGCGTTTGCGCAGGCTCGGGGAGCTGGCCAATCTGAAGATGCAGCGCACCAAACGGCACGGGGCGTAGCGGATCAGGGCCGTCCTCTGCCCGGAACGGAAGCCTTTACTTCTCTGCTGGATCGAGTTCGGGATACTCCAATCAGCCAGGGCGGTGGGGGTTTCTCGGACAAGTCCAATATGTACCATGTTGAAGGACTTTACAATTTCAAAGAGCAGATCAAGTTTGCGGATTTCCTGATTGGTGCCAACTACCGGATGTACGAACTACGGTCAAACGGAACGCTTTTTGCTGACCAGGCCGAAGGACGCAACGGGCGGATCGGCATCAACGAGTACGGTGCGTTTGCTCAGGTTAGCAAGACGCTCCTGGATGATCACCTCAAACTGACAGGTTCAATTCGGTACGATAAAAACCAGAACTTTAAAGGGCAGTTTACGCCGCGTATCTCCGCCGTGACGACGTTTGGCGACCATAACATTCGCCTCTCTTACCAAACTGGTTTCCGCATTCCGACGACGCAGAACCAATACATTGATCTGCAAACACCAGCGGCCCGTTTAGTAGGTGGTTTACCTGAATTCGTTACACGGTACAATCTGACCAATTCGTACTCAAGACCAGTTGTTGCGGCTTTTGGAGCCGCTGTTCTGCAAGCTGCTGCTAATCCTACAACAATATCCCAAGCAGAAGCATTGATCACTCAGCAGGTTACCCAACAGGTCACAGCAGCGGTTACAGCACAGGTTACGGCACAGGTCAACGCAGCGGTGGCGGCTGGACAGATTCCGGCTGCTGGGGCAACAACTGCCATTCAAAATGGTGTAAACAGCGTATTACCAGGAGCTATTCAGGCACAGCTACCTGGAGCTATCCAAGCTAATAGATCTGCTATTGCGCAGGCTCTAGCCATCAACGCCAATTTGGGTTCGTTGCAGACTTACCAGCCGAAAGAATTTAAGCCAGAACGCGTGGCGAACTATGAAATTGGATATCGGGGTCTATTCGGCAAAAAGCTCTTTATAGATGCTTATTATTATTACAGCGTCTATACTGACTTTATCGGTAGTGTAGTTTTACTGCAACCTACCGCCTCTGTAGCACCAGGGCAGCTTCCTGTATCAACAGGGGTTTTGAGTGGTAGCACGCGTACAGCGTTTTCATTTCCGGCTAACAGCAGCGAACGGATTACAGCTTCGGGCTGGGCGGTTGGTGTCGACTACCAACTCCCGAAAGGCTTCCTGATTGGTGGTAATATTTCGAACAACACGCTGAACAATTTCACGCCATCTGCGGAGGTACAGTACTCCAGCTTCAATACACCGAAATACCGCTGGAACCTATCGGTAGGAAATCGCAACATCGGCGGTTCTAAAATTGGCTTTAATGTCAGCTTCAAACACCAGGACAGCTTTGTTTGGGAAAGCTCGGTGAACCAACCAACCGACACCAGCATACCGCTGTTCCAAAATACCCAAGTTCCGGCCATCAGCAACCTGGATGCACAGGTTAGCTACAAAGTATCCCGCCTGAAATCCATTGTTAAATTGGGCGGTACCAACCTGGGCGGAAAACTATATTACCAAGCTTACGGAAGCGCTTACGTAGGCTCCGTTTACTACGTTTCGCTAACGTTTGACGAGTTGTTGAACTAA